A region of the Stieleria neptunia genome:
ACCCGAATTTCGATGCCGATCGTGTCGACCAACTTTTGAAGGTAGTGCTTGAAGATGTATTTTGAAGCTGAGTTGCTACCGCCGCAATCGCACAATAGCAAAATGGAATTGGTATCCGGATAACAACGTTTCCCTATCCGGTTCCAGTACCATTTGAGGCTATCGGTCGCGAAGCGACTCGTCTCGTGAGAGAGTCCAATGTTGACGTGCCCAGCATTTCGTCCGATGTCGTAGATTCCGTGAGGAATCACAACGCCATCAGCCCAACTCGGAAAGTCGTGGTCGAACGCTTCAATGGGCTCTGTGGTGCGAATGCGACCGGCCCGGTAAAGACGGCCCAGGAATTCTTTGCTTTTTGTGTCGATCGAAAAGACCGGATTGCCGGCAGCCTGATAGCTCTCCACATGTCCTGCGATGAGATCAAACTGCTGCTCGCGATCCGCTGACAAGCCACCGGAAATAGTTTTGATCATTTTTCGAAAACCGATCTTCAAGCTATTCAGCCAAGCGGAGACCGTCTTGTCGCTCACAGG
Encoded here:
- a CDS encoding ISAzo13 family transposase translates to MSVRVGGDPDEPDVVYTNLASTEMAEKAAEAGTPVSDKTVSAWLNSLKIGFRKMIKTISGGLSADREQQFDLIAGHVESYQAAGNPVFSIDTKSKEFLGRLYRAGRIRTTEPIEAFDHDFPSWADGVVIPHGIYDIGRNAGHVNIGLSHETSRFATDSLKWYWNRIGKRCYPDTNSILLLCDCGGSNSASKYIFKHYLQKLVDTIGIEIRVAHYPSYCSKYNPIERRFFPHLGRACSGMLFDKLETVVKLMRNTSTRTGLRTTVNVLRGLYETGENATATMKAALRTVFDEQIPRWNYRFSPINRH